The following proteins come from a genomic window of Kitasatospora sp. NBC_01246:
- a CDS encoding PP2C family protein-serine/threonine phosphatase, whose product MPATGDGRAPGAADLWGALDGTLTDRARIRAAATEQSAGPATATPPIPHPRSVTAGAPSRGASSAVPSAAPLKLLVIEDDASDAQLLKDAVADSGAQIEIHWARGLEQASELLATGTSGGRRGRQRAAGFSCVLLDLAAPADLPHPSDASDGLEGLHELLRRAPHTAVVVLTDAAGAELGAAAVAAGAQDFLIKHETDGPLLARALRYAVERKRADESQRRLVEAELRGQENARLQRHLLPTPLLDGAGLSFTRRYRPGRRRALLGGDFYDAVRTDDGTVHVVIGDVCGHGPDEAALGVALRIAWRTLVFAGLTGEALLTTLQHVLEHERRSDEIFATLCMLVIEPNDATGELGSLGAVEHAQLYLAGHPAPLLLGTDHKPVTLPSDPAGPALGLLPCDDGLAVWPSHPLELRPGWRLLLYTDGLIEGRVGAGSRRLGQDGLADLVGDHQAAGLTRGRLIDSAIAEVEELNGGALTDDVAVLLLERNPVQLILG is encoded by the coding sequence ATGCCCGCTACGGGAGACGGGCGGGCACCTGGTGCCGCGGACCTGTGGGGTGCCCTCGACGGCACCCTCACCGACCGCGCCCGCATTCGGGCCGCCGCCACCGAGCAGTCGGCCGGACCGGCCACGGCGACTCCGCCGATACCCCACCCCCGGTCGGTCACCGCCGGAGCCCCCTCCCGGGGCGCCTCCTCCGCCGTTCCGTCGGCCGCCCCGCTCAAGCTGCTGGTGATCGAGGACGACGCCTCCGACGCCCAGCTGCTCAAGGACGCCGTGGCCGACAGCGGCGCCCAGATCGAGATCCACTGGGCCCGCGGGCTGGAGCAGGCCTCCGAGCTGCTGGCGACCGGCACCTCGGGAGGCCGGCGTGGACGGCAGCGCGCCGCCGGTTTCAGCTGCGTCCTGCTCGACCTGGCCGCCCCCGCCGACCTGCCGCACCCCTCGGACGCCTCCGACGGCCTGGAAGGTCTGCACGAGCTGCTCCGGCGGGCCCCGCACACCGCCGTCGTGGTGCTCACCGACGCCGCCGGCGCCGAACTCGGTGCCGCCGCGGTGGCCGCCGGGGCACAGGACTTCCTGATCAAGCACGAGACGGACGGTCCGCTGCTGGCCCGCGCCCTGCGGTACGCCGTCGAGCGCAAGCGCGCCGACGAGTCGCAGCGGCGACTGGTCGAGGCCGAGCTGCGCGGCCAGGAGAACGCCCGCCTCCAGCGCCACCTGCTGCCCACTCCCCTGCTGGACGGCGCCGGGTTGTCCTTCACCCGGCGCTACCGCCCCGGCCGCCGCCGCGCCCTGCTCGGCGGCGACTTCTACGACGCCGTCCGCACCGACGACGGCACCGTCCACGTGGTGATCGGCGATGTCTGCGGTCACGGACCGGACGAGGCGGCCCTCGGGGTCGCCCTCCGGATAGCGTGGCGCACCCTGGTCTTCGCCGGCCTCACCGGCGAGGCCCTGCTGACCACCCTCCAACACGTCCTGGAGCACGAGCGCCGCAGCGACGAGATCTTCGCGACGCTCTGCATGCTGGTCATCGAACCCAACGACGCGACCGGCGAACTCGGCTCACTCGGCGCCGTCGAGCACGCGCAGCTGTACCTCGCCGGGCATCCCGCTCCGCTGCTGCTCGGCACGGACCACAAGCCGGTGACGCTGCCGTCCGACCCGGCCGGCCCAGCGCTCGGTCTGCTGCCCTGCGACGACGGCCTGGCCGTCTGGCCCTCGCACCCGCTCGAACTCCGCCCCGGCTGGCGGCTGCTGCTCTACACCGACGGGCTCATCGAGGGCCGGGTCGGCGCCGGCTCCCGGCGTCTCGGCCAGGACGGGCTGGCCGACCTCGTCGGCGACCACCAGGCCGCCGGGCTGACCAGGGGCCGCCTGATCGACAGCGCGATCGCCGAGGTCGAGGAGCTCAACGGCGGCGCGCTGACGGACGATGTGGCCGTCCTGCTGCTGGAGCGCAACCCGGTGCAGCTGATCCTCGGCTGA
- a CDS encoding DUF2516 family protein: protein MGGVAQILGMDYLNPFWWLAVAILGFKLFALIDAATRPEDAYRATDKKTKGFWLAVLGIAFGLDLLFGANFLTSFLTLAGLVAAIVYMVDVRPAIRELTNRGGGRGDQRNMGPYGPW, encoded by the coding sequence ATGGGCGGAGTGGCTCAGATCCTGGGCATGGACTACCTGAACCCGTTCTGGTGGCTGGCCGTCGCCATTCTGGGCTTCAAGTTGTTCGCACTGATCGACGCGGCCACCCGCCCGGAGGACGCCTATCGGGCGACGGACAAGAAGACCAAGGGGTTCTGGCTGGCCGTCCTGGGCATCGCGTTCGGGCTGGACCTGCTGTTCGGGGCGAACTTCCTGACCAGCTTCCTGACCCTGGCGGGTCTCGTCGCCGCGATCGTCTACATGGTCGACGTGCGGCCGGCGATCCGGGAGCTGACCAACCGGGGCGGTGGCCGGGGCGACCAGCGCAACATGGGCCCGTACGGCCCCTGGTAG
- a CDS encoding helix-turn-helix domain-containing protein, producing MASLNVGSLGEYIREQRRNAQYSLRQLAEAAGVSNPYLSQIERGLRKPSAEILQQIAKALRISAETLYVQAGILEERRGEGLELRASILADPLINEQQKQALLAVYDAFLKENAARKDTDAAPHDPEADGPTAVGSAT from the coding sequence ATGGCCTCACTGAACGTCGGCTCGCTGGGCGAGTACATCCGCGAGCAGCGGCGGAACGCGCAGTACTCGCTGAGGCAACTCGCCGAGGCCGCCGGCGTGTCCAACCCCTACCTCAGCCAGATCGAGCGAGGGTTGCGCAAGCCGAGTGCGGAGATCCTGCAGCAGATCGCCAAGGCGCTGCGGATCTCGGCGGAGACGCTGTACGTCCAGGCCGGGATCCTGGAGGAGCGGCGGGGTGAGGGCCTGGAGCTGAGGGCCTCGATCCTGGCCGATCCACTGATCAACGAGCAGCAGAAACAGGCGCTGCTCGCGGTCTACGACGCCTTCCTCAAGGAGAACGCCGCCCGCAAGGACACGGACGCGGCGCCGCACGACCCCGAGGCCGACGGTCCGACCGCCGTCGGCTCGGCAACCTAG
- a CDS encoding DNA polymerase III subunit beta family protein yields MESDLRSIGELARDSGLGVSALRFYDGADVLTPAWVDPQTGYRWYAPAQLADARLLCRLRRVGLPLADIRAVLGAEAGSGAAHRVVDAHLRRLEAGLADARRELSLIRMLIDQRENPMTATPAARTVTVPARELAEALGAVRFAVGADPELPVLSGVLFDLEGGLLRLVATDRYRMALAEVRLPDAPDLPDAPDEGWAPVAAIAPTALVDGIRALLGSGAEEAELTLGAGLVRAETGGHRIEGAALDHDFPDYRSLTRLDPVHRIDLAAAELRDAVESGATRSLPSGPNGGVCEVTVLTVGRDGRLTVAADGDPAPGDLRVAVNRAFLLDALPAAGPEQLVLELAGPIAPLAIRTAGRDGTFSILMPVRVADAV; encoded by the coding sequence ATGGAGAGCGACCTGCGCAGCATCGGTGAACTGGCCCGCGACAGCGGCCTCGGCGTCAGCGCGCTGCGCTTCTACGACGGCGCCGACGTGCTCACCCCCGCCTGGGTCGACCCGCAGACCGGCTACCGCTGGTACGCGCCCGCCCAGCTCGCCGACGCCCGGCTGCTCTGCCGCCTCCGCCGGGTGGGCCTGCCGCTGGCCGACATCCGGGCCGTGCTCGGTGCGGAAGCCGGTTCCGGCGCGGCCCACCGGGTGGTCGACGCCCACCTGCGCCGGCTGGAGGCCGGTCTCGCGGACGCGCGCCGGGAGCTCTCCCTGATCCGCATGCTGATCGACCAGAGGGAGAACCCCATGACCGCCACGCCCGCCGCCCGTACCGTCACCGTCCCCGCGCGCGAACTGGCCGAGGCCCTCGGCGCGGTCCGCTTCGCGGTCGGCGCCGACCCCGAACTCCCGGTGCTGTCAGGGGTGTTGTTCGACCTGGAGGGTGGACTGCTGCGGCTGGTGGCCACCGACCGGTACCGGATGGCGCTCGCCGAGGTGCGGCTGCCGGACGCGCCCGACCTGCCGGACGCACCTGACGAGGGCTGGGCCCCGGTCGCCGCGATCGCTCCGACCGCCCTGGTCGACGGTATCCGCGCGCTGCTGGGCTCCGGGGCCGAGGAGGCCGAACTGACCCTCGGCGCGGGCCTGGTCCGGGCCGAGACCGGCGGCCACCGGATCGAGGGTGCCGCCCTCGACCACGACTTCCCCGACTACCGTTCGCTGACCCGGCTGGACCCGGTCCACCGGATCGACCTGGCCGCCGCCGAGCTGCGCGACGCCGTCGAGTCCGGTGCCACCCGCAGCCTGCCCTCGGGCCCGAACGGCGGAGTCTGCGAGGTCACCGTGCTCACCGTCGGCCGGGACGGGCGGCTCACCGTCGCCGCCGACGGCGACCCGGCCCCCGGGGACCTCCGGGTGGCCGTCAACCGCGCCTTCCTCCTCGACGCCCTGCCGGCCGCCGGCCCCGAGCAGCTCGTCCTCGAACTCGCCGGTCCCATCGCCCCCCTGGCCATCCGCACGGCCGGCCGTGACGGCACCTTCTCCATCCTGATGCCGGTCCGGGTGGCGGACGCCGTCTGA
- a CDS encoding YceI family protein — protein MGLFNRTKTAATATAVVETPAGPDLAHLTGDWAIDTTHSEVGFSVRHAMVTNVKGRFTEYDGKLHLDGALPHNSTAELVIKVASIDTNQAQRDEHLRTGDFFAAEAHPEIRFRSTSAERLRGDSYRMTGDLTIKGTTRSIVLDLDYTGSATDAYGAERVGFEGTAVLDRTDWGLSYNAALETGGVLIGEKVKLSFDISAVKAA, from the coding sequence ATGGGCCTTTTCAACCGCACCAAGACCGCCGCCACCGCCACCGCCGTCGTCGAGACCCCGGCCGGACCGGACCTCGCCCACCTCACCGGTGACTGGGCGATCGACACCACCCACAGCGAGGTCGGCTTCTCGGTGCGCCACGCCATGGTCACCAACGTCAAGGGCCGCTTCACCGAGTACGACGGCAAGCTGCACCTGGACGGCGCCCTCCCGCACAACTCCACCGCCGAGCTGGTGATCAAGGTGGCGAGCATCGACACCAACCAGGCCCAGCGCGACGAGCACCTGCGCACCGGCGACTTCTTCGCGGCCGAGGCCCACCCGGAGATCCGCTTCCGCAGCACCTCCGCCGAGCGCCTGCGCGGCGACTCGTACCGGATGACGGGCGACCTCACCATCAAGGGCACCACCCGATCGATCGTCCTGGACCTCGACTACACGGGCAGCGCCACCGACGCCTACGGCGCCGAGCGGGTCGGCTTCGAGGGGACGGCCGTGCTGGACCGCACCGACTGGGGCCTCAGCTACAACGCCGCGCTGGAGACCGGCGGCGTGCTGATCGGCGAGAAGGTCAAGCTCAGCTTCGACATCTCCGCCGTCAAGGCGGCCTGA